The window TCCGAGCGCCCGTTCGAACAGTGCCAGTTCGTGGTGAAGGGTATCGAACACGGGAGCATACAGTAACCGATCCGGCTAAAATCTTCCTGTGTATTGATGTGTATGGGTATGGAGGTCTCCCTATTTGATTCGAGAACGGGGGAACGTTCGGGAGGCTTTTCAGGCGTCCACGAGCGCCGAGTCCAACACCTCTAACGGGTGTCGAATCTCGTACCCCGTTCCGTGGTTCATCTGCATCGCGCAGGTCGGACATTCGGTCATCCCTGTTTCGTTTTCGACGTCCTCCATGTGTTCGAACATCTCTTCGCCGATCTTCATCGAAGTGTCGTACTTCTCGGACTTCCAGCCGTAGGTTCCGCTGATGCCGGAACAGGAATCGCCCACGTCCACCGGGTCGGTACCGTCGAGTGCGGAGAGCAGTTCGACGGCCTGTCCGTCGAGTCCCTGGTTTCTGGCGTGGCAGGGAGCGTGATAGGCCAACTCCCCGAACTCCGATTCCGGGACGGAGGAGTCCGCGAGTTCGCCCTCCAAATCCTCGTGAATCCGAAGATATTCCAGCGCTTCGAACGTGTTTGCGGCGACTTTCGCAGTCCCATCGAACGAGTAGAGTTCGGGGTACTCCTGTCGGAGCGCCATCGAACAGGACGTACATGAACAGATCACGTCGTAGCCCTGTTCGACGAGCGCGGCGAAGGTTTCGATGTTGAACTTCGCGGCGCGGCGCGCGTCGTCCATCATCCCGTTGGCGAACATCGGCGTGCCGGAACATCGCTGTTCGGGGACGACGATTTCGTAACCGAACGACTCGAACACACGAACCATGGCTTTTGCTACTTCCGGCGTGTTGTAATTCGAGTAGTCGCCGTGGAAGTAG of the Haladaptatus caseinilyticus genome contains:
- a CDS encoding anaerobic glycerol-3-phosphate dehydrogenase subunit C — translated: MSEKEVERRDPTELQDVFTGESMDLRPGSDDCYKCSTCDTECPVAEVDDDFPGPKFQGPEQWRLKRKDDHDIDDSVMSCSNCMRCDNVCPSEVPLSQMHNTARGEYVESQMSKLSREYIRNRILSNYGRLAPLAARFPRLTNFVMGLSVTKFVNEKVMGITGEREFPEFATETFTDWWTKRGGANVQNEEKRVAYFHGDYSNYNTPEVAKAMVRVFESFGYEIVVPEQRCSGTPMFANGMMDDARRAAKFNIETFAALVEQGYDVICSCTSCSMALRQEYPELYSFDGTAKVAANTFEALEYLRIHEDLEGELADSSVPESEFGELAYHAPCHARNQGLDGQAVELLSALDGTDPVDVGDSCSGISGTYGWKSEKYDTSMKIGEEMFEHMEDVENETGMTECPTCAMQMNHGTGYEIRHPLEVLDSALVDA